The Pelosinus sp. IPA-1 genome includes the window TTTATCTTTGCTACGTACGGCAATGATATTTGCATATGGGGAATTAATATCTTCAATGGCAATCGCATCTTTAGTAGGTACTAATCCAGCGGTAATTGCATAGTTGGTGTTAATGGCGGCAACATCCATGTCAGCTAAGGAACGAGGAATTTGTGCGGCGTCTAACTCCTTAATTACAATTTTCTTAGGATTTTCAACAATGTCAGTAACAGCTGCCTTAAGGCCAATTCCTGGTTTTAGTTTAATGAGGCCAAGTTTTTCTAACAATAGCAGAGCTCTTCCGCCGTTTGTAGGGTCGTTAGGAATAGCAACAACAGCGTTTACTGGTAGGTCGGCAATATTTTTTAATTTACTAGAGTAAATACCCATTGGGAAAATAACTGTATTTGCTAAGGATATGATATCGTAGTTGCGATCTTTGATAATGTTATCAAGGTAAGGTTTATGTTGAAAACTGTTAACATCGATATCACCTTGATTTAAAGCTACGTTAGGTTGAATGTAGTCATTAAATTCAACAATTTCAATTTTTAGGCCGTCTTTTTCAGCTATTTTTTTTACTTGCTCCATTACTTCTGCATGGGGGCCAGCAGTAACGCCTACTTTAAGTGGTTTTTCTATCTTTGCTGTACTTTGTTGACTGCACCCAGCAGATAAGCCTAGGATAAAGATGAGGGTTAACAAAAGGGAAATAAACTTAATTGATTTCTTCATAATGAATATACCTCCTATTTAATAATTCAATGGATTATTTTACGGAATCAGAAAGTATAACACTTTCTTAATTCCAAGTAAGAACGACAAGGCTTCCGCCTGCGTCTTAGGACTTGGCCTAAGCCAAGTCTTATCTTAATTTTTGCAATCTTTCTACTGCAGCTTCCAGTGTGGCTAATTGTTTGCAAAAGCAAAAACGTATAAAACGATGTTTGTCATTGGCATTTTCTTGATAGAAACTAGAACCTGGCACGACTGCAACGCCAACTTTTTCAGCTAAGTAGCGAGCAAAGTCGATATCGTTTTTCCAGCCGAAGGAGGCGATATCAGCCATAATGTAGTAGGCTCCATCAGGACGAATGCACTCAAAACCGATGGCAGCTAATTCTTTTAACATAAAGTCCCGGCGGTGACTATAAAAATCGACTAACTTTTCGTAATAAGTAGCAGCAAAACCCATGGCGTGAGCAGCAGCTTCTTGCAACGGTGCAGCTGCACCTACTGTTAAGAAATCATGCATTTTGCGTATGGACTGGCTTATCTCAGGAGATGCAATAACATAACCAATACGCCAACCTGTAACACTGTAGGTTTTGGATATACTATTAATAGTAATGGTTCTATCTGCCATACCAGGTAAGGTAGATAGAGGAATATGTTTGATTTCGTCATAGATGATATGTTCATATATCTCATCAGTAATCGCTAAAACATCGTATTGAATACAAAGCTTAGCAATCAAGTCTAATTCTTCTCGATTAAACACCTTACCTGTTGGGTTATTGGGAGTATTAATAATAATAGCTCTTGTGCGTTCAGAAAAAGCGGCGATTAATTCTTCTTGATTAAAGGAAAACGTTGGAGGATGTAATTGTACATATTTAGGTGTTGCACCGCAGAGTATAGCATCTGGGCCGTAATTTTCATAGAACGGCTGAAAAATAATAACTTCATCTCCAGGGTTAATCGTCGCCAAAAGCGTTGCCACCATTCCTTCTGTAGAACCGCAACACACGGTAATTTGTTTTTCTGGATCAATGTCAAGGTTGTAATCTCGTTTATTTTTCTTGGCAATGGCATCTCTTAGGGATTTGGTACCCCAAGTAATAGCATATTGATTGTGGTTTTCTAAGATTGCTTTAACAGCAGCTTCTTTGATTTCATCTGATGCAGGAAAATCCGGAAATCCTTGTGCCAAATTGATGGCTTTATGAGCAGTGGCAATACGAGACATTTCCCGAATGACTGATTCTGTAAAGCGGCTAGCTTTTTCTGAGGCGTATTTTCTTAGATCCTGGGTTGGTTGTGAATTATGGTTCATGCTACTTACTCCTTTTTCTTTACAATAAAAAATCTTCTTCATAAGATGAAGAAGATTTTATTTCAAAATAATCTTCATCTCCCAGGAATACTCCTGTTGGAATTGGCACCGTTCGCAGTATGCGGTGGTTGCCGTAGCTTCATCGGGCCAATCCCTCAGCTAACTCTTGATGAATATATGCTGTTATTGAAAATAATAGTAGCATGCGATCTAGGTCATGTCAAGTAGGTTTAAAAAGACAGATTCTTTTGTCAATTGACATGTAAACTTTACAAACGTATAATGTATTTAATGGAAAAGGGTCTCTCTTAGAAGGACTTAGATGCTTATTCCGGGAGGTAAATTTTATGAATCAGAAAAAAACCAATTTTCGATGGACCTTAGCAGGACTTATGTTTCTTATTAGTTTTGTTTCTTACATGGACAGAGTAAATTTATCCGTAGCCACTCCAAGCATTATGCAGGAATTAGGTTTTAGTAAAATGGATATGGGTTTAATACAAACCGCTTTCTTTGTCGGTTATGCATTTATGCAAATACCAGGTGGTATTATGGGAGAGTTTTGGGGACATCGTAGAGTCTTGGCTATAGCAGCTACTTGGTGGTCCATATTTACCGCATTGACGGGCGCTTGTAGTAACTTTACCTTTTTCGCTGCCACTCGTGCTATGTTTGGTTTAGGTGAAGGACCTATGGCGCCAGCTATAGGACGTTTTATTTATCGTTGGTTTAATCCTAGTGAAAAAGGACGTGCCTCTTCTTTCATGTTAAGTGGTGTATTTTTTGGACCGGTTGTTGGCCCAACTCTTACCGTAGCCTTAATGATGGCTTTTGGCTGGCGCTCTGTATTTGTGATTTTTGGTGTGTTAGGTTTAGTCATTGCCGGACTTTGGTATTGGCTCGCAAAGGATTCGCCTCGGACCAGTCCTTATGTTGATGTGGCGGAAGCTGATTATATAGAAGAAGGCCTCAGTGCGAATGCTGATAAAAAAGAATTGGCACCATGGCGTAGTTTCTTAGGATCTTCTCAATTTTGGGCTATTGGGATTCAATATTTTATAACAGACTATATTATGTTTGTATTTTTGGCCTGGTTGCCTTTATACTTAATGGAGGCACAAAATTTTTCACTGCAAAAGATGGGAATTGCCGCTTCATTTCCTTGGGCTGCACTTTGTATCGTAACGGCTACGTGTGGTTATATCAGTGATAAGCTGGTAGCGTCAGGTGTTTCTCGGTATAAGTCAAGAACCTTGTTAGGGATTTCTGGATTGATTCTGTGTTGTATGACACTTTATTTAGGAGCCGTAGCGACAACACCTTCCATGAACGTGTTGTGGTTGACAATCTCCCTCGGATCTCTTGGATTTACTTTTAATGCATCCTGGGCTGCTTGTCTTGACATTGGTGGTAAATTTGCTGGTTCAGTGTCAGGATGGATGAACTTTTGGGGCAACCTGGGCGGTATTGCTGCTCCTGTTGTTACGGCATGGATTGCAACAAATTATGGATGGCAGGCCGCCATTGTGGCAACTGCAGCTTCGGCTGTAGTAGGTATTATCGCATGGCTAGCTGTAAAGCCTGATGTGCCGTTGGCTGTAAAAGTAGAAGAAAAGCTGGAAAAAATTGCATAGGAGAGATGCTATATGTTAAAAGAATTTTCCTTTGGTTATGGTGATCAGGAAGTTACTATAGCCTTGCCTGAAGAACGTATCTTAAACGTGGTAGAAGGCAAAGCAGTTAAGGCTCTAGTAGATGTAGAAGCCGCTGTAGCCGCTGCACTAAATAACCCGATTGGCACACCACCTCTTAAGGAAGTAGTACAGCAAGGTGACAAGATTATGATCATAGCCAGTGATATTACTCGCAAATGGGTACGTCACGATTTGTTTTTACCAACCTTATTGAATGAATTAAATAAGTCTGGAGTACCAGATGAAGATATTTCTCTAATTGTGGCACTGGGTGCTCATCGACACCATACACCTGAAGAAAATGTGGCAACCTTTGGTCAAGAAGTGGTTGATCGTATTACCATCTTGCAAAGTTATGCTCCAGAAGCAGACGATTTTGTTTGTATCGGTCAAACGTCTCGGGGGAAAGATGTCTGTATAAATAAACATGTAGTGAATGCAGATAAGGTTATATTGACAGGTGGTATTGTTCATCATTTAATGGCTGGATTTGGCGGAGGACGTAAGGCAATTATGCCTGGTGTTTCTTCTTATAGCACGATTCAGGGAAATCACAGCTTGTGCCTTCATGATATAGTAGGGCAAGGTGTTAGCCTAGAGTGTATTGCGGGTAAATTAGAAAACAACCCAATGCATGCCGATATGTTGGAAATGGCAGAACTCCTTAAACCCGCATTTTTACTCAATGCAGTCTTTACCCCAGAGGGACAGTTCGCTTCTTTTGTGGCAGGTCACTGGCATGAAGCTTGGCTGCAAGGTTGTAAGACTGCGAGTGATATCTTTGGTGTTCCTGTAAACGGTAAAGCTGACTTGGTCATCGCTTCTGCAGGTGGATTTCCTAAAGATATCAATTTATACCAAGGGTCAAAAACAATTGGTAATGCCTTTATGGCAGTAAAACCGGGGGGAGTCGTCATTTTATTGTTAGAATGCCGTGATATGATGGAACCACCTGATTTTAGTGATTGGTTTAACTATGAATCTTTATATGACCGGGAAGTAGCCTTGCGAAAAGCCTTTACCGTTCCAGGGTTTATTGCATTAAAACTAGGTACTATGGCCAAGGAAGTTCCTCATATTGTTGTTTCTTTGCCGCGCAATAAAGAGTTTATTGAAAAAGCAGGTATGCTGGCGGCTGCTAGCTTAGAAGAGGCTGTTCGTATGGCTGAAGAAAAGTTAGGCAAGAAAGACTATACCATTACAATAATGGCACATGGCGCGAATACCGTTCCAGTGGAAGGTGTTTGAAACGATTCGATATATAATTAATAGAGGAAGTTTACAACTTTAAGGTTGTAAACTTCCTTTTGCTACTATAGTAAAAAGATTTATGCAGTTATATAATGTAACTATCTGATGTTGTTAGGAGTGTGTGCATGTTAACGAATATTAAGAGACGAAAGGATATTTTGAATCTCATCTTTAAGCTAGGGTCGGTAAAGGTGACAGCTTTAGCTCAGCAATATGAGGTAAATGAAGCAACAATCCGTAGAGATTTGAAATATTTATCTGAGAGTAATAATATAAAGTTAGCCTATGGTGGAGCTTATATGGAAGAGGGGAAAACTTGCTACTCCATTGCAGAAGTACATCTGGCCAATAAAAGGATGCAGAACTTTGAGGAAAAGCAAGTAATTGCGCGCAAGGCTGCAATGTTAATTAAAGATGGTGAAACAATTGCTTTAAATGCAGGTAGTACCGTAGAATACATTTTGGATTATTTAGAGAATATTACTTCTTTAAACGTTGTTACTTTATGTGTACATGTTGCAGTTAAAGCGGCGAGTCTCCCTTATGTGTCTGTATATATGCCGGGAGGGAAAATGAGAAATTCTTCCGGTGTTTTTTGTGGCGGCGATAGTGAAGAATTTCTGAGAAAATTCAGTGTGGATAAATGCTTCCTCGGTGTAGCTGCTGTAAATCTTAAAAAAGGTGTCATGCATCCTGTCTTTGAAGAAATTGCTAACAATAGAGTTTTACTAGATATCGCCGAACAAAAGTATATGTTATCTGATTCTTCTAAACTTGATTGTGTTTCATTAGCTAGTATGGCAGAGTTAGAAGAATTCAATGGCTTTATTGTTGATAATAAATTTCCAGATGTATATAGAGAGTTTGCCGAATTGAATAATATTGAAATTATTTAAGGTTTTGAAGAGTCCTAATATGGGCTCTTCTTTTTTTATGATTGACAAAGAATGGAAGAGATGCAATAATGAAAACGACAAGAAAATACACAATATACACATGAAGTTCATATAATAGTGATGAAATATGTGTAATTTTTATGTAAATTGTGTGCAAATATAATGAAAGGCTGGTGCGTTATTTTTGAAATGAGCCTAATGTAAAAGTCGAGAGAAAAGAGAGGAGACTTTGTATTGTGTTCAATGAAAATAAGATAGTAACAAAACAAGAAAAGGTGAAATCATTAAAAGAGATAAAGTGTTTTGCACTTGATATGGATGGTACTGTATATTTAGGGAATAAAATACTGCCAGGTGTGCTGGAATTTCTGAGTTATTTGCGTACTACGGGTAGAGATTTTCTATTTCTGACGAATAACTCCTCTAGAGATGCAACTTTCTATGCCAATAAACTTAAGGTGTTAGGCATTGATTGCAGTGTAAGTAATATTTTAACATCTGGCGAAGCCACAGCCCTTTATCTAAAAAATACTAAAAATTGCAAAAATATATATTTAGTTGGAACGCCTGCTTTAGAAGAAGAGTTTAGAAGGCATGGATTTATAATAACAGCAGATAATCCTGAATATGTAGTATTAGGATTTGATACTACATTAACATATGAAAAATTAGTTATTGCATGCGATCTTATACGGCATAATATCCCTTATATTGCGACTCATCCAGACTTTAATTGTCCTACAGAAACAGGCTATATACCAGATTGTGGTGCTATGGCTGCTTTGATAAAAGCATCAACTGGTTGTTCGCCTCAGGTTGTCGGCAAACCAAATAGGGAGATCGTGGAAGCATTATTAAATAAAAAAAATTATCCTCTTGAAGAAATGGCAATGGTTGGTGATCGATTATATACTGATATAGCTACAGGATGTAATGCGGGTATGGTCTCTGTGTTAGTACTCAGTGGAGAATCCAAGATATCAGATGTTGAGCAGTCGGTCTTTAAACCGGACTATATATTTGATAACTTAGGGGGTTTAGGTCAGGCACTTTCTGCAAGTGACAAAGAAGAGGATTTAATTCATAGCGGATTTTCTAGAGAATTAGTCGTCGGGTAAGAAAGATTGTACGGCCAAAGCCTACCGCAAGAGGTTTAGAAAGATATAGGGTAAAGGTGTTTGCAATCAATAAGGTTGTAAACACTTTTTATTTTTAGAGAAGATTTAAAATTACTGCAGGATTGTTTTTAATTATGAAGAAGAAACTAAGAGAAGATCTAATTCACGATACCTTCTTCGTTTTTAGCTTATAGGTAATGAATTGATAAAGGAGTGCTTTATATGGAATATCGTATTGAGAAAGATTCAATGGGAGAAATAAAAGTGCCAGCTGATAAATTATGGGGAGCCCAAACGCAACGTAGTTTTGAAAATTTTCGTATTGGAATCGAAAAGATGCCCTATGAGTTAGTTGGTGTATTTGCCATATTAAAGAAGGCAGCTGCCTTAGTAAATGAGAAGCTAGGTGTACTTGATACAAAACGCTCTCAGGCCATAGTTAAGGCTTGCGATGAGGTGTTAGCCGGAAAGCTAGATGGTAATTTTCCTCTTGCCGTGTGGCAAACGGGGAGTGGCACTCAGTTTAATATGAATATAAATGAAGTATTGGCACACAGAGCGACTCAGTTGCTAGCCGAAGAAAAAGAACCTTTAATTGTTCATCCCAATGATCATGTGAATAAATCCCAAAGCTCTAATGATATTTTCCCTACGGCGATTCATGTTGCCGGCGTAACATTAGTGATTGATAAACTATTACCTGCAATTGCCTCTTTAAAAGAAACGTTAGATCAGAAATCCAAAGAATACAGTGAAATTATAAAAATTGGCAGGACTCATTTAATGGACGCGACACCTCTGACTATGGGACAGGAAATAAGCGGTTGGGTGCGGATGCTAGAGCGGAACGAAGAAATGCTGACCATAGGTATTAATTTTATGCGGGATTTGGCCATGGGAGGAACGGCTGTTGGGACTGGTATTAATTCCCCAATGAACTTTGGCGAACTCGTTGCTGCAGAAATTACCAAGTTAACAGGCAAGGAATTTCGTACAGCTCCTAATAAATTTCACGCGTTAACAAGTAAAGATGAGGTAGTCGTCGTTCATGGTATGATGAAGGCATTAGCTGCTGATTTAATGAAGATTGCCAATGATGTTCGTTGGCTTGCAAGTGGTCCACGATGTGGTATTGGAGAGATTAAAATACCCGAGAATGAGCCAGGCAGCTCCATTATGCCTGCAAAAGTCAATCCAACCCAATCTGAGGCATTGACAATGATTGTTGCCCAAGTATTTGGTAATGACACCACAATTTCTTTTGCTGCTAGCCAAGGAAATTTTCAATTAAATGTATTTATGCCTGTCATTGTTTATAATTTCTTGCAGTCCATTCGGTTACTTTCGGATGGGATGAACTCTTTTAATGTTAATTGTGCGGTAGGTATACAGGCGAATACTGAGATTATTGATTTTTATTTGCACCAATCCCTAATACTTATTACAGGCTTAGTACCTCTAATTGG containing:
- a CDS encoding MFS transporter, which translates into the protein MNQKKTNFRWTLAGLMFLISFVSYMDRVNLSVATPSIMQELGFSKMDMGLIQTAFFVGYAFMQIPGGIMGEFWGHRRVLAIAATWWSIFTALTGACSNFTFFAATRAMFGLGEGPMAPAIGRFIYRWFNPSEKGRASSFMLSGVFFGPVVGPTLTVALMMAFGWRSVFVIFGVLGLVIAGLWYWLAKDSPRTSPYVDVAEADYIEEGLSANADKKELAPWRSFLGSSQFWAIGIQYFITDYIMFVFLAWLPLYLMEAQNFSLQKMGIAASFPWAALCIVTATCGYISDKLVASGVSRYKSRTLLGISGLILCCMTLYLGAVATTPSMNVLWLTISLGSLGFTFNASWAACLDIGGKFAGSVSGWMNFWGNLGGIAAPVVTAWIATNYGWQAAIVATAASAVVGIIAWLAVKPDVPLAVKVEEKLEKIA
- the larA gene encoding nickel-dependent lactate racemase, producing the protein MLKEFSFGYGDQEVTIALPEERILNVVEGKAVKALVDVEAAVAAALNNPIGTPPLKEVVQQGDKIMIIASDITRKWVRHDLFLPTLLNELNKSGVPDEDISLIVALGAHRHHTPEENVATFGQEVVDRITILQSYAPEADDFVCIGQTSRGKDVCINKHVVNADKVILTGGIVHHLMAGFGGGRKAIMPGVSSYSTIQGNHSLCLHDIVGQGVSLECIAGKLENNPMHADMLEMAELLKPAFLLNAVFTPEGQFASFVAGHWHEAWLQGCKTASDIFGVPVNGKADLVIASAGGFPKDINLYQGSKTIGNAFMAVKPGGVVILLLECRDMMEPPDFSDWFNYESLYDREVALRKAFTVPGFIALKLGTMAKEVPHIVVSLPRNKEFIEKAGMLAAASLEEAVRMAEEKLGKKDYTITIMAHGANTVPVEGV
- a CDS encoding aminotransferase class I/II-fold pyridoxal phosphate-dependent enzyme; the protein is MNHNSQPTQDLRKYASEKASRFTESVIREMSRIATAHKAINLAQGFPDFPASDEIKEAAVKAILENHNQYAITWGTKSLRDAIAKKNKRDYNLDIDPEKQITVCCGSTEGMVATLLATINPGDEVIIFQPFYENYGPDAILCGATPKYVQLHPPTFSFNQEELIAAFSERTRAIIINTPNNPTGKVFNREELDLIAKLCIQYDVLAITDEIYEHIIYDEIKHIPLSTLPGMADRTITINSISKTYSVTGWRIGYVIASPEISQSIRKMHDFLTVGAAAPLQEAAAHAMGFAATYYEKLVDFYSHRRDFMLKELAAIGFECIRPDGAYYIMADIASFGWKNDIDFARYLAEKVGVAVVPGSSFYQENANDKHRFIRFCFCKQLATLEAAVERLQKLR
- a CDS encoding MetQ/NlpA family ABC transporter substrate-binding protein, coding for MKKSIKFISLLLTLIFILGLSAGCSQQSTAKIEKPLKVGVTAGPHAEVMEQVKKIAEKDGLKIEIVEFNDYIQPNVALNQGDIDVNSFQHKPYLDNIIKDRNYDIISLANTVIFPMGIYSSKLKNIADLPVNAVVAIPNDPTNGGRALLLLEKLGLIKLKPGIGLKAAVTDIVENPKKIVIKELDAAQIPRSLADMDVAAINTNYAITAGLVPTKDAIAIEDINSPYANIIAVRSKDKENPAVQKLIKAYHSDEVKAFIQEHFKGSVTAAW
- a CDS encoding DeoR/GlpR family DNA-binding transcription regulator, which translates into the protein MLTNIKRRKDILNLIFKLGSVKVTALAQQYEVNEATIRRDLKYLSESNNIKLAYGGAYMEEGKTCYSIAEVHLANKRMQNFEEKQVIARKAAMLIKDGETIALNAGSTVEYILDYLENITSLNVVTLCVHVAVKAASLPYVSVYMPGGKMRNSSGVFCGGDSEEFLRKFSVDKCFLGVAAVNLKKGVMHPVFEEIANNRVLLDIAEQKYMLSDSSKLDCVSLASMAELEEFNGFIVDNKFPDVYREFAELNNIEII
- the fumC gene encoding class II fumarate hydratase, encoding MEYRIEKDSMGEIKVPADKLWGAQTQRSFENFRIGIEKMPYELVGVFAILKKAAALVNEKLGVLDTKRSQAIVKACDEVLAGKLDGNFPLAVWQTGSGTQFNMNINEVLAHRATQLLAEEKEPLIVHPNDHVNKSQSSNDIFPTAIHVAGVTLVIDKLLPAIASLKETLDQKSKEYSEIIKIGRTHLMDATPLTMGQEISGWVRMLERNEEMLTIGINFMRDLAMGGTAVGTGINSPMNFGELVAAEITKLTGKEFRTAPNKFHALTSKDEVVVVHGMMKALAADLMKIANDVRWLASGPRCGIGEIKIPENEPGSSIMPAKVNPTQSEALTMIVAQVFGNDTTISFAASQGNFQLNVFMPVIVYNFLQSIRLLSDGMNSFNVNCAVGIQANTEIIDFYLHQSLILITGLVPLIGYDKAAQIAKSAVKEGITLKESALATGWVSEAQYEEYMNPAILVKPR
- a CDS encoding HAD-IIA family hydrolase; amino-acid sequence: MFNENKIVTKQEKVKSLKEIKCFALDMDGTVYLGNKILPGVLEFLSYLRTTGRDFLFLTNNSSRDATFYANKLKVLGIDCSVSNILTSGEATALYLKNTKNCKNIYLVGTPALEEEFRRHGFIITADNPEYVVLGFDTTLTYEKLVIACDLIRHNIPYIATHPDFNCPTETGYIPDCGAMAALIKASTGCSPQVVGKPNREIVEALLNKKNYPLEEMAMVGDRLYTDIATGCNAGMVSVLVLSGESKISDVEQSVFKPDYIFDNLGGLGQALSASDKEEDLIHSGFSRELVVG